Proteins found in one Sorghum bicolor cultivar BTx623 chromosome 1, Sorghum_bicolor_NCBIv3, whole genome shotgun sequence genomic segment:
- the LOC8081220 gene encoding putative UDP-rhamnose:rhamnosyltransferase 1, translated as MNEAAATTKKLNLVLFPWLAFGHMIPYLELAKRLAARGHAVTFLSTPRNVARLPPVPADLSPRVHLVALPAPVVDGLPEGAESTADVPPEMNELIKKAVDGLAAPFAAFLADAVADDGGRRPDWIVMDFCHHWLPAIAEAHGVPCAAFLIVQPTAIAFLGPRWAQAAHPRTTLEDFAAPPRWCSSFPSAIAYRRHEAGWAVDAFRPNASGVSDIERMWQIIERTRFTIYRSCDEVEPGVFALLTDLFHKPAVPAGVLLQPDIADGNSSSRSAGARSEVLQWLDRQPPKSTIYVALGSEAPLTASNLHELALGLELAGVRFLWAFRKPSGMSAPTSSTDVAELLPAGFEGRTRGHALVWSGWVPQVAVLAHAAVGAFLTHCGWGSTIESLVFGRPLVMLPFVVDQGLIARTMAERGVGVEVARDEVDGSFGRDGVAAAVRSVMVEEQGEVFASNAERLERVLRDQRRQDQYMDELVGCLKRYKEDSC; from the coding sequence ATGAACGAAGCAGCGGCCACCACGAAGAAACTGAACTTGGTGCTGTTCCCATGGCTGGCGTTCGGCCACATGATCCCGTACCTGGAGCTCGCCAAGCGCCTGGCGGCGCGGGGCCACGCCGTCACCTTCCTTTCCACGCCGAGGAACGTCGCCAGGCTCCCGCCGGTGCCGGCGGACCTGTCGCCCCGCGTGCACCTCGTGGCGCTGCCCGCGCCCGTCGTGGACGGCCTGCCCGAGGGTGCCGAGTCCACGGCCGACGTGCCGCCGGAGATGAACGAGCTCATAAAGAAGGCGGTCGACGGCCTGGCCGCCCCGTTCGCGGCGTTCCTCGCGGACGCCGTTGCCGACGACGGTGGGAGGAGGCCCGACTGGATCGTCATGGACTTCTGCCACCACTGGCTCCCCGCGATCGCCGAGGCGCACGGGGTGCCGTGCGCCGCGTTCCTTATCGTGCAGCCCACCGCGATCGCGTTCCTGGGCCCGCGGTGGGCGCAGGCCGCGCACCCGCGCACGACGCTGGAGGACTTCGCCGCGCCGCCCAGGTGGTGCTCGTCCTTCCCTTCCGCCATCGCCTACCGCCGCCACGAAGCCGGCTGGGCTGTCGACGCGTTCCGGCCCAACGCGTCCGGGGTGTCCGACATAGAACGCATGTGGCAGATCATAgagcgcacccgcttcaccatcTACCGCAGCTGCGACGAGGTCGAGCCCGGGGTGTTCGCGCTCCTCACCGATCTCTTCCACAAGCCGGCCGTCCCCGCCGGCGTCCTCTTACagcccgacattgccgatggcaACAGCAGCTCCCGCTCAGCTGGTGCCCGCTCCGAGGTGCTTCAATGGCTGGACAGGCAGCCACCAAAGTCCACCATCTACGTCGCGCTTGGGAGCGAGGCGCCGCTGACGGCCAGCAACCTGCACGAGCTCGCGCTGGGGCTGGAACTCGCCGGCGTCCGCTTCCTATGGGCTTTCCGGAAGCCGAGCGGCATGTCAGCGCCCACCAGCAGCACCGACGTGGCCGAGCTGCTGCCTGCGGGGTTCGAGGGCCGAACACGGGGTCACGCCCTCGTGTGGTCGGGGTGGGTGCCACAGGTGGCTGTGCTCGCGCACGCCGCGGTGGGCGCGTTCCTGACGCACTGCGGGTGGGGCTCCACCATCGAGAGCCTCGTGTTCGGGCGCCCGCTGGTCATGCTGCCGTTCGTCGTCGACCAGGGCCTCATCGCACGGACGATGGCGGAGCGGGGCGTCGGCGTGGAGGTGGCGAGGGACGAGGTAGACGGCTCGTTTGGCAGAGACGGCGTCGCGGCGGCGGTGCGGAGCGTCATGGTGGAGGAACAGGGAGAGGTGTTCGCCAGCAACGCGGAGAGGCTGGAGCGAGTTCTCCGTGATCAGCGACGGCAGGATCAGTACATGGACGAGCTTGTGGGGTGTCTGAAACGCTACAAGGAAGACAGCTGCTAG